Below is a genomic region from Mesorhizobium sp..
GCGCGGCCTACAAGATCCGCGAGGGCGGTCCGCACGAGCGCGATCTGTCCTATGTCGCCGTGCACTGGGGCAAGGTCATCGGCTCGGTGCGTATGACCCGCATCGCCGCAGGCGAGGGCAGGGCGCTGCTGCTCGGCCCGCTGGCCGTCATTCCCGACTGGAAGAACCTCGGCATCGGCCGCAAGCTGCTCGACATCGTCGTGACCAAGGCGAAGGAACAGGGCTGGGGCGTCGTCGTGCTGGTCGGCGACGAACCTTATTACGGACCTCTCGGCTTCCGGAAGATACCCCACGGCCAGATCACCATGCCCCGCCCGGTCGATCCCGAGCGGCTGCTGGCGCGCGAACTGGTGGAAGGGTCGCTCGCGAAGCTCAAGGGCGACGTGGTGCACGAGGACCGGGCGGTGAAGGTGGAAGCGCTGTAACTGTTTTCTCTCCGGTCACCGGGGGCAACCGAACCGATCGCTTTCTATTCACCAGCCTCCTTCTTCGCATATTCGACGGCTCGCGCAAGGGAATCGAAGCCCGCAAGGTATTTCCCGTCCTTCAGTACGCGAAAAGTAGTCGACCACGTCGTCGCGTGCTTTTCGACTTCGAATTTCGAGAATTTCCCGTAGACTGTCTCGACGATAGCTTTTGACATTTGTCGCTCCGGTCAGGCTCCATTCTTGAGCGCGAGGACTTCGACGATGCGTCTGGCGTCCTCCTCCTCGACGCCGAGCTTTCGTCGGAGAGAGTCGATCACCTTCTCTTCTGCGGCCTCGACTCGTCCGTCGGCCAGAACGAGATCAACGGCTAGGGCAAAAACCGTGGGTCGCAGGTTGGAAGGAAGGTGTGATGATGCCTTGTCTGCCAGTGCCTCCCAGCCTCGCTTGCGAAGCATCGAGAATTGCTCATCGATCATGCGGCGAAACTCGTGCGGCGATTGGTGAACGAAAATTGGATGCCGGTTCGCGAGCAAAGAGAAGGTATCAACTTCCTCGTCGGATACTTCGCCGTCGCTTGCCACCACGCTGAGAAGAACGCCGCTCGCGGCCTCGTATGTGTTGAACTCCTTGTCCATCAAGTCTTTGCTGCCGAAGCCACTGAAAAGACCCATAACGTTTCCCTCCCGCGAGCATTGCAAGCGGGGATACTATTATTGATTGCGCAAAACTTCAACATGCAATCTTCAATTGCGATAGCGTGAGCGTCGGCACTACTCAATCAATACGCTTTAGGCAAATAGCTGGGCCTCATGCCAATGCGGCCTTTTCCGCTACCGCCCCTCCCGGTACCACATCCCGCCGAGCGCGAGCAGCAGCAGGGCCAGCCCGAAGAAGCCGGCGAAGAGCGGCACGCGATTGACCGATTTCAGCACGGTCTCGTTGGTCGTCTTCAGACCCAGCCAGTCGCGGCCGGAGGCGCTTGCCGTGCCGCGCACCGGCACGATGCCGGGCAGTTCGAGCCGCCCGTCGGCGGCGATGCGGCGGACGCTGCCGCCGGTGGCGTCGGCCAGCGGGCGCAGGATTTCGCCGGTCGAAACGGTGTCGGCGAATTCAGGCGCATTGACCGGCCCGACATGGGCGAGCGCCGTCAGGTCGCCATTCGCCACCTGGTAAAGGCCGATCTCGTCGGTTTCCATCGAGCCGGCGAAGATGCCCGGCTCGGTCTGGGTCAGCGGAAGCGTGCGCGTCGCGCCGGACGGCGTGATGATCTGCGCCTGGCCGGCTTCATCGGCCATCGTCTGGCGGCGGACGTTCAGCGTCATGCCCTGGCCGTCGGCGGTCAGCCGCTCCTCCTCCAGTTCCGGCTCCTTCATCAGCCAGTGGGCGAGCCGGCGATAGAGCGAGACATGCGGCCCGCCGCCTTCGAAACCGCGCGCCCACAGCCAACCCTGGTCCGACAGCAGCATGCCGACGCGGCCCTCGCCCCTGCGGTCGAGAACCAGAAGCGGCATGTCGCCCGCCCCCTTCATCACCGTCTCGCCCTGCACGTCCTCGATGCCAATCATGCGGAACCAGCGGCTCCAGCGCGGCGGCTCGGAGGCTGAGCCTTCGAGGCCGCGCGTGACAGGATGCTTCACGCCGGTATCTGTCAGGCGCGGATAGAAGGCCCGTTCGACGACGTCGCCGGTCGGCAGCGCCGGCAGCGCGGCCATCAGCGGCGTGCGGGCGATCGACTGCTCACCGGCATATTCGGGCCCGGCGGCGATCAGCAGCGCGCCGCCCTGTTCGACATATTCGGCGATGTAGTCGTAGTAGAGGATCGGCAGCACGTCGCGGTGCTGGTAGCGGTCGAAGATGATCAGGTCGAAATCGTTGATCTTCTCGACGAACAGCTCGCGCGTCGGGAAGGCGATCAGCGACAGTTCGTTGATCGGCGTGCCGTCCTGCTTCTCCGGCGGGCGCAGGATGGTGAAGTGGACGAGGTCGACCGAGGCGTCGGACTTGAGCAGGTTGCGCCAGGTGCGCTCCCCGGCATGCGGCTCGCCCGAGACCAGCAGCACGCGCAGGTTCTCGCGAATGCCGTCGACCATGGCGATGGCGCGGTTATTGGCGTCGGTGATCTCGCCATCGGCGCGGGGGATGAAGAGTTCGACGATGTTGCGCCCGGCGTTCGGCAGGGTGACGTCGAGCTGCATCTCGGTGCCGATCGCCGCCTGCTCGGTCGCGACGAGGTCGCCGTTGACGCGCACGCCGACCTCGACCGTGCCGGTCTCGCCGGCCGTGCCGGTGACGCGGTAGGTCATCGAGAGCGGCTTGCCGACGAGGCCGAAGCGCGGCGCGTTCTCGAAGCGGATACGCCGGTCGCGCTCGTCGTCCTCCCCGGTGATCAGCGCGTGCAGCGGTGCCGCGAAGCCCGGCATCGACTGAGGCACGTCATGCACCTGGCCGTCGGTGATCATCACCGCCCCGCCGACGCGCGACGGCGGCACATCGCGGAACGCGCCATCCAGCGCGCCAAACAGGCGCGTTTCGGCGCGGTCGTCGGCGGCACTCGCCTTGCCGGACTCCACGACGCGCACGTCGAACTGGTTGAAGCGGGCGAACCTCTCCTGAAGCGCGGCGAGCGCCGCATCGGTCTCCGCCGTGCGGTCGCCGATGTCCTGGCTCTGGCTGCGGTCGACGACGATCGCGACCACGCTCTTCAATGGCTCGCGCTCCTCGTCCAGCAGAACAGGGTTCACCAGCGCCAGTGCCAGCGCGGCGAAGGCCGCCAGGCGCACCAGGCTGCCGCGCTGCGCCAGAAACACGCCGACCAACGCCAGCAGGCCGAGCGGCACGACGATCGCCGCAAGCCACGGCCAGGAGAGCAGGGGTTCGAAGCCGATCGACCAGTTCATGGGGTTTGCACCTCACGCGCTGAGAATGCGCTAGGTCGGCACTTTACGGCGCCCCCCTCTGTCCTGCCGGACATCTCCCCCACGAGGGGGGAGATTGCGATGTCTTGTCGGCCTTCGCCAATCTTGAGCGTCTGCGCTGCAGAAAAGGCGGAGACGCTCAAGCTGCCGATCTCCCCCCTCGTGGGGGAGATGGCCGGCAGGCCAGAGGGGGGCGCGAAGGAACGCCAAGTCGTATCGACTATTCCAAAGCCAGCCATCACTGCCCCAGCCGTTCGAGCAGGATCGGCACGTGCACCTGGTCGGATTTGTAGTTGCCGGTCAGCATGTACATCATGATGTTCACCCCGCCGCGCAGCGCATAGACCCGCTGCATCGGGTCGGAGGGGACGGTCGGCAGCAGCGGCTGGCCGTTCTCGTCGACGGCCCAGGCGCCGGCGAAATCGTTGGCGGTGATCATGATCGGCGACACGCCATCGCCGACGCGCACCGGCCGGTCCTCGCCCGCCTGGGAGGGCGCGGTCACCTCGACCCAGAGCGGCGCGCCGGCGAAGCGGCCGGGAAACTCCTTCATGATGAAGAAGGACTTGGTCAGGACATGGTCGTCGGGCACGGGCTCCAGCGCCGGCACGTTCAGGTCGCCGAGAATGTCGCGCAGGCGCTGCGTCGCGGCGCTGGTCGAGTTGGCCAGGTCGAGGCTCGTCTCGAACTGGTCGCGGGTATCGAACAGAACGGTCCCGCCCTGTTGCATATAGGCGTCGACGCGGGCGATCGCCGCTTCGGTCGGTATGGCTGTGGCCGGATCGACCGGCCAGTAGATCAGCGGATAGAAGGACAGTTCGTCCTCGGCGATGTCGACGCCGGCGGGCTCGCCGGGTTCCAGCGCCGTCTTTTCCGTCAGGAATCGGCGCAGCCCTTCCATGCCCGCCCGAGAGACGGCGTCGATCGACGGATCGCCCGTCAAGACATAGGCGAGGCGGGTTTCGGAGATGGCGGCGATGGCGTCCGCGTCGCCAGGCTTCTCGTCCTGCGCGCGGCCGTCGGCGACAGCGCCGGCGACAATCGCCAGCGCCAGCATGGCCGCCGTCGCGCGAGCGGCACCCGCGCGGCGGCGGGCGAACACGCCGCCGATCCACAGCACAGCCAGCGTGTCGAGCGCCATCAGCGCCAGCGCGGCGGCAATCAACGGCCCTTTCAGATCGCGGGATTCGTCCAGCGCATAGCTCACCGTGCTGACCGGAAGCGTCGTCGACGGACGCACGATCGGGTCGAGCGTTGCGTCGGCCGGCAGCAGGTTGAGCGCAACGACCCCTTCTTCCGAGCCGTACAGGCCGGGCGGATTTTCGACCGTGATCTCCGGCGCCGCCCCCGGCTGCAGCGGCCGGGCTTCTGGCGGCGGCACAGTTAGCACGCCGTTCGCGTCGATGACGCGATAGGGCGGCAGCGACGCCGTCGGCGCGCCGTTGGCGGTTTCGATCTGTCCCTGGTTACGCGACAGTTGAACGATCCGGCGCAGCATCTCGACGAAAGAGCCGGAGATCGGCAGGTTCGACCAGGTCGCTTCAGGGGTAACGTGGAAGAGCACGATCGTGCCGTCGCCGCGGACGGCGCCGGTGACGAGCGGTGTGCCGTCGGCGAGGTTTGCCCAGGTATGCTCGACGATGTCGGGGCTGGGTTCGGCGAGGACTTGCCGCGTGACGGACACTTCCTGCGGCGGCGTCAGCCCCGCGAAGGGGCCGGTCGCGGGGAATTCCGACACCGGCTGCGGTTCGGTCCAGGAGAGCGCGCCCCCAAGCGCGCGTTCTCCGGCGCGCAGGCGCACCGGCAGCAATTCCTCGTCGGGTTCAGCCGCGGCCAGCCGCGATCCGGCGAAGCGTACCAGCGTGCCGCCGCCTCTGACCCATTCGACCAGTGCCTCGCGCGCGGCGTCGGGCAGCGTGCCGACATCGGCCATCACCACCATCGCGGGCTTCTGCGCGAGGAGTTCCGGCACCGCGACGGCAAGATCGGGCGTCTGCGATTCGACCAGGTCGGCATAGGGCTCGAGCGCCCGGCGGATGTAGTAGAGCGGCGACAGAAGCGGCTGCGCCTGGTCGGCTTCGGCCTGCGACAGCAGTCCGACGCGGCGGCGCTTCGAACTCTCGTCCAATACGCGAAGTGCGCCTGCCTGCGCCTCGCCGTCGATCGACACGGAGGCGAAGTCGTTGCGCAGTTCGAACGGCACCGCCACGTCCGCCGTCGCCGTGCTTTCGCCCGGCGCGAAGGACAGCGTGGCGTCGGCGATGCGCCGGCCGCGGTCGTCATAGGCGCCGGCGGCAAGCTGCAGCGGCGCGATGTCGGAGGCGGGGCGCACAGCCGAGAGCGTGAAGGCGGTGGTGGTGTTCTCGACGGCCGTCAGCGCCGCCTTGGGCAGATTGGACGGCTCGCCCCAGACGAGCCGCGACGCGCCGCGCGCGAGAACTTCGGCGAAGGCGGCCTCGTCGCCCTTGGAACGGATGCCGTCGGAGAGGATGGCGACGGTAACGTTGGCTGCGCCTTCCAGCGCCGTCGCGACGCGGGCGTAGGTGCCGGGGCGGTCGACCGGCACGGGGCGCGGCTTGGCGGCGGCCAGCCGCTCCAGCGCGGCCTGCGCCTCGAACGGACCGATCTCGGTGGCCGCCGGCTCGGCCGTGAAGGCCAGCACCACCGGCTGGCCGGCATCGTTGGCGTCGGCGATCAGCCGCTGGGCTGCCGCGACCCGCAGGTCCCATCCGGGCGCGCTCGCCCAGCCATTGTCCATCACCACGGCGAGCGGGCCGGAGCCGGTCTCGGCGCGCTGCTGCGGGTTGAAGACAGGCTCCGCCAGCGCGAAGATCACCAGCGCCGCCATCACCAGCCGCAACAACGTCAGCCACCACGGGCTCTGGTGCGGCGTCTCCTCTTTGCGCATGACCCGCGCCAGGATCTTCAGCGGCGGGAACAGTTCCGAGCGCGGCTTGGGCGGCGTCAGCCTGAGCAGCCACCAGATCACCGGCAGCGCGATCAGGCCTGCGAGCACCGCCGGGAAGCCAAAGGACAGCGGCAGCCAGCTCATCGGCGACCTCCGGAGGCATAGCCGCCATCAACCGTCATCGCGGCGTGGACGCGCACCAGCGCTTCGGAGGCGAGGCGGTCTGTATGGTTGACCGTGTAGCTCCAGCCGAGCCGTGTCGCCCAGGAGGACAATTCCTCCCGCCGCAGGACATAGGCGTCGCGGTAGTCCCCGGCCAGCGTCTCGGCGCGTCCCGCGGTCAGTTTCGCGCCCGTCTCCGGATCGCGGAATTCGGTGCGACCGGAATAAGGGAAGCTCTCCTCGGCGGGATCGGCGACCTCGATCAGATGGGCGCGTACGCCGTGGCGGGCCAGCACGTCCAGCCACTCCTTCGTCTCCTCGACGGGATCGAGGAAATCGCTGACGATCACGATGTCGGAAAAGCGCCGCACGGACGAGACGTCGGGCCGGAAGGCAAGCGTGGTGGCATGCGTCAGATGCGAGGCCAGGCGCTCGGCGCCGTTGCGCGCCGAGAACGGGTCGGTGAGCCCCGGCCAGCCGATACGCTCGCCGCTGCGCGACAAGAGTTCGGCCAACGCCAGGATCAGCACCAACGCGCGCGATTCCTTCGACACGGTCGCGTAGCTCGACTTGTAGAGCATGGACGGCGACGGATCGGCCCAGAGCCAAACGGTATGGGCGGCCTCCCACTCCTTGTCGCGAACGTAGATATGCTCGTCGCGGGCCGAGCGGCGCCAGTCGATGCGCGAGGAATCGCCTTCGACATAGGGCCGGAACTGCCAGAAATTCTCGCCGATGCCGCGCCTGCGGCGACCGTGCCAGCCGGCGATCACCGTGTTGACGACGCGGCGCGCCTCAACCAGCAGGTCTGGCACGAAGGACGCCCGCAGGCGGGCCCGCGCCAGCGCGTCGCTGGTGGCGACCGGAGTGGTGACGTCGCCGATCGTTGCGGCCATCAGCCTGCCGCTTTCACCAGCCGTGCGATGACGTCGCGGACGTGCATGCCTTCGGCGCGCGCGGCGAAGGTGAGCGCCATGCGGTGCTGGAGTACGGGTTCGGCCAGCGCATGCACGTCGTCGACGGAAGGCGCCAGCCGTCCTTCGTAGAGCGCGCGGGCGCGGGCGCACAAGGTCAGGGCCTGGCTGGCGCGCGGCCCGGGGCCCCAGGCGACGTGCTTGTCGGTGTCGGCATTGCCGCTGCCGGGACGGGCCGAGCGCACCAGGGTGAGGATCGCCTCGACGACGCTTTCGGGCACCGGCATGCGGCGGATGAGGAGCTGGATGGCGCGCAGGCGCTCCGCGTCGAGCACGTTCTCCGCTTTCGCTTCGCTGACGCCGGTGGTCTCCAGCAGGATGCGCCGCTCGGCGGCAAGCTCGGGGTAAAGGATGTCGACCTGCATCAGGAAGCGGTCGAGCTGTGCCTCGGGCAGCGGATAGGTGCCTTCCTGCTCGAGCGGATTCTGGGTCGCCAGCACGTGGAACGGCGCGGGCAGGTCGTGGCGATGTCCGGCGACGGTGACGTGATATTCCTGCATCGACTGCAGCAGCGCCGACTGGGTGCGCGGGCTGGCGCGGTTGATCTCGTCGGCCATCAGCAACTGGGCGAAGATCGGTCCCGGAATGAAGCGGAAGCCGCGCTTGCCCTGGTCGTCCTCCTCCATCACCTCCGAGCCCAGGATGTCGGACGGCATCAGGTCGGGCGTGAACTGGATACGGCGCGCGTCGAGGCCGAGGACCACGCCCAGCGTCTCGACCAATTTGGTCTTGGCAAGCCCCGGAACGCCGACCAGCAGCGCATGGCCGCCGGCCAGAAGCGCCACCAGGGTGCGCTCGACCACGCTTTCCTGGCCGAAGATGACCTTGCCGACGCCGGCGCGGACCCTGGAGATGTCAGCGAGCGCCTTCTCAGCCTCGGCGACCATCTCCTTTTCGCTGATCCCGGCTTCCTTCGTCATCGCGCTCATGCGGCTCAATCCCTTGGAGGAGTGCCCCGGTCGCGGCATTCGAGACGCGGCCCGGGCCGGCTTTCGTCTTGCCAGCGTTTGTCGCAAGAGGCGATCGGTCGACTCGCATGTTCGCTGCGCTGCAAGATGAACTTAAATCACTGACCTAGGCTGACAAGCGGAACAACAGTGACTATTTCGTGACCATGCAGCAGGACACAGGCACAAGCCCACAGGAGACGCTCGTGGCCGCCCGCGACACGTCGGGACTGTCGGCGCTGATCTCGCGGGCGGCGAGGGCCGGCAAGGGCCTACCGCCGGTGGAGCGCTGGAATCCGCCGTTCTGCGGCGATCTCGACATGGAAATCCGCGCCGACGGCACCTGGTTCTATCTCGGCACGCCGATCGGGCGCATGCCGCTGGTCCAGCTCTTCTCGACCGTGCTGCGCAAGGACGCGGACGGCAAGACCTATCTCGTCACTCCGGTGGAGAAGGTCGGCATCAAAGTCGTCGACGCGCCCTTCGTGGCGGTCGAGGTCGACGTGTCGGGAGAGGGAGAAGCACAGGTGCTCACCTTCCGCACCAATGTCGGCGACGTCGTCGAGGCCGGCCCCGACCATCCGCTGCGCTTCGTCGACGAGGACGGCACCGGCGGGCTCAAGCCCTATCTGCACGTGCGCGGGCGGCTGGAAGCGCTTGTCGCCCGTCCGGTCATGTACGAACTGGTCGAGCACGGCGAGGAAATCGAGATCGGCGGGCGGAAAATGTTCGCCGTGCGTTCGAAGGGTGAGGTCTTCCCGATCATGCCGGTCGAAAAGCTGAGGCGGTTGAGCGGGGAATGATGGACCAGCGGACGCTAGAGCCCTATTCGGCGGCCGATTTCCGGGACCGGGCGCTTCGCCGCGCCGCGTCCGCCCCAGGCGACGATGTTTTCGGCGATCATCGGCTCAATCCGGCCTTTCGCGGCACCATCGTGCGCGAGGGGCTGCGTCCGGCGGCCGTCCTCGTTCCCGTCGTCGACAGGCCGGACGGGGCGACTATGCTTCTGACCAAGCGCACGGAGAAGCTGAAGAGCCATCCCGGCCAGGTCGCCTTCCCCGGCGGCCGCGTCGATCCGGGCGATGTTTCGGTGGAGGCCGCGGCGATGCGCGAGGCCGACGAGGAGATCGGGCTCAAGGCGGACCATATCGAGATCGTCGGGCGCCTGTCCGACTACTACAGCGGCAGCGGCTTCCGGATCACGCCGGTGCTGTCGGTGGTGCGCCCGGGCTTCACGCTGACGATCAATCCCGACGAGGTGGACGATGCGTTCGAGGTGCCGCTCCATTTCCTGATGGACGCCGCGAACCACCAGACCGACAGCCGGATCTGGAACAATATCGAGCGCTATTTCTACACGATGCCCTATGACGGCAGGCACATCTGGGGCGTCACGGCCGGCATCATCCGCGCCGTCCACGACAGGCTCTACGCATGAGCGGCGCTTCCGTCGCGGGCGCGGCCTGGCTCGCGGACCCGTCGCTGCAGAAGCTGCTCGCCGTCCTTTCGGAAGGCGAAGACACCGCCCGCATCGTCGGCGGCGCCGTGCGCAACACGCTGCTCGGCGAGGCGGTGAGCGACATCGACATCGCGACGACCACGCTGCCCGACGAAACTGTCCGCCGCGCGGAAGGCGCCGGCTTCCGGGCGGTCCCGACGGGCATCGAGCACGGCACGGTCACGGTCATCGCCGGCGGCGTGCCGCACGAGGTCACCACCCTGCGCTCGGACATCGCCACCGACGGGCGGCGCGCCACGGTCGCCTACGGGCGCGACTGGAAAGTCGATGCCGGCCGCCGCGACTTCACCGTCAACGCGCTCTACGCGGAGGCGGACGGGTCGGTGATCGACCTGGTCGGCGGACTGGCGGATCTCGAGACGCGCACCATCCGCTTCATCGGCGACGCCGAAACCCGCATCCGCGAGGACTATCTGCGCATCCTGCGCTTCTTCCGCTTCTTCGCCCAGTATGGCGGCGGGCGGCCGGACCCGGCGGGGCTTCTCGCCTGCGCGCGGCTGAAAGACGGCATCTCGCGGCTTTCGGTCGAGCGCATCTGGGCGGAGATGAAGAAGCTTGTCGGCGCCGCGGACCCGTCGCGCGCGCTGTTGTGGATGCGGCAGGCGGGCGTGCTGACCCTCGTCCTGCCGGAAACGGAGAAGTGGGGCATCGACGCCATCCACGGTCTCGTCGCCGCCGAGCGCGATCTGGGCTGGACGCCGGACCCGCTTCTGCGCCTCGAAGCGATCGTGCCGCCGGATGCCGGGCGCATGGCGACGCTTGCCGAGCGGCTGAAATTCAGCAAGGCCGAGGCGCAGCGGCTTATCGACTGGGCGGGCTCGACCTTGCCGGAGCCGGATATGGCGGAGGCCGTTCTGGCGCGGCGGCTTTATGCCGGGTCGCCCGCCGGCTTCGTCGACCAGCTGCGGCTCGCGCTGGCGGCGGCCCGCGCTGCCGGAGCGACCGACGACAAGGCGCTGAGGGCCGCCGGCGGCTACGGCCGCCTGCTCGCCTATGCGCGATCTTGGTCGAAGCCGTCCTTGCCCGTCGCCGGCGCCGACTTGAAGAATCTCGGCATGGCGCCGGGTCCCGAACTCGGGTCGGTCCTGAAGACGCTGGAGGACGAATGGGTCGCCTCCGGCTTCGGGCTTGGCCGCGACGAACTGCTCGCCCGCGCGGCCAAACTGGTCACCGGCGCCTGATCAGGCGGCGTGGCGCACCTTCTCGATGCGCGAGCGGATCGCGTCGATCATCGATTCGCGGATGATCGTCTCGCCATGCGTAACCCGCATGTGCTCGACGGCGCGGCGCATGACTTCTGCCTCTTCCTCGTGACGCGTATGCCATTCGCATCCGGGTACCAGCGAGCCGCAGTGGAATTCCTTCATGGCGTTTCTCCCTTCCTTTTTGTGTCCGCAAGCATAGCCGCAAATGCGGCAAGAGCGTGTACGCGCAGGCGCGAAACGCCTTATCTCCCCGGCGGTCGCGCGAATTCCCGCGCCGTCGCCGCCATCTCCTCCTCGATCCAGGCGACGAACGCCTTGACCTGCCTGCTTTCGGGGCGGTTGGGCGAGGTGACGGCGAAATAGACGGTGCCGATATCGACCGCCTGGGGAAAAGGGGCGACGAGAAGCCCGGCGCGCAGCGCGTCGACGGAAAGCGTGTGCCAGCCCAGCATGACGCCCTGGCCGCCGATTGCGGCGTCGGCGCACAGCGAAGCGTCGGTGAAGAGGTCGGCCGGGCCGAGATCGGCCTCGGTCATCCCGAACGGCGCGAGCCAGTGGTCCCACAGGCCCGGCGCCCCGGAATCGAGGACGATCGGCGCGTTGCGCAGATCTTCCGGCGAGCGCAGCGTTTCGGCGAGGCCCGGCGCGCAGACCGGGAAGACCTCCATCGGCAGCAGCCGGCGCAGGCGGACATTCGGCCAGTCGCCGCGGCCGACG
It encodes:
- a CDS encoding LysR substrate-binding domain-containing protein; translation: MSRLSRFHLNGLKALESVGRLGSLQAAADELGVTPGAVSQHLIRAEGQLGRPAFTRSSKGLVPTPLGLRLLPPLTAAFRALDEALAVADEDRERVLTVSVAPVLASKWLVPRLPRFRAAHPEIRIRIDATIDIVDLETSDVDVALRVGRGDWPNVRLRRLLPMEVFPVCAPGLAETLRSPEDLRNAPIVLDSGAPGLWDHWLAPFGMTEADLGPADLFTDASLCADAAIGGQGVMLGWHTLSVDALRAGLLVAPFPQAVDIGTVYFAVTSPNRPESRQVKAFVAWIEEEMAATAREFARPPGR
- a CDS encoding MoxR family ATPase; translation: MSAMTKEAGISEKEMVAEAEKALADISRVRAGVGKVIFGQESVVERTLVALLAGGHALLVGVPGLAKTKLVETLGVVLGLDARRIQFTPDLMPSDILGSEVMEEDDQGKRGFRFIPGPIFAQLLMADEINRASPRTQSALLQSMQEYHVTVAGHRHDLPAPFHVLATQNPLEQEGTYPLPEAQLDRFLMQVDILYPELAAERRILLETTGVSEAKAENVLDAERLRAIQLLIRRMPVPESVVEAILTLVRSARPGSGNADTDKHVAWGPGPRASQALTLCARARALYEGRLAPSVDDVHALAEPVLQHRMALTFAARAEGMHVRDVIARLVKAAG
- a CDS encoding CoA pyrophosphatase, encoding MDQRTLEPYSAADFRDRALRRAASAPGDDVFGDHRLNPAFRGTIVREGLRPAAVLVPVVDRPDGATMLLTKRTEKLKSHPGQVAFPGGRVDPGDVSVEAAAMREADEEIGLKADHIEIVGRLSDYYSGSGFRITPVLSVVRPGFTLTINPDEVDDAFEVPLHFLMDAANHQTDSRIWNNIERYFYTMPYDGRHIWGVTAGIIRAVHDRLYA
- a CDS encoding DUF1285 domain-containing protein — its product is MQQDTGTSPQETLVAARDTSGLSALISRAARAGKGLPPVERWNPPFCGDLDMEIRADGTWFYLGTPIGRMPLVQLFSTVLRKDADGKTYLVTPVEKVGIKVVDAPFVAVEVDVSGEGEAQVLTFRTNVGDVVEAGPDHPLRFVDEDGTGGLKPYLHVRGRLEALVARPVMYELVEHGEEIEIGGRKMFAVRSKGEVFPIMPVEKLRRLSGE
- a CDS encoding DUF4159 domain-containing protein, which translates into the protein MSWLPLSFGFPAVLAGLIALPVIWWLLRLTPPKPRSELFPPLKILARVMRKEETPHQSPWWLTLLRLVMAALVIFALAEPVFNPQQRAETGSGPLAVVMDNGWASAPGWDLRVAAAQRLIADANDAGQPVVLAFTAEPAATEIGPFEAQAALERLAAAKPRPVPVDRPGTYARVATALEGAANVTVAILSDGIRSKGDEAAFAEVLARGASRLVWGEPSNLPKAALTAVENTTTAFTLSAVRPASDIAPLQLAAGAYDDRGRRIADATLSFAPGESTATADVAVPFELRNDFASVSIDGEAQAGALRVLDESSKRRRVGLLSQAEADQAQPLLSPLYYIRRALEPYADLVESQTPDLAVAVPELLAQKPAMVVMADVGTLPDAAREALVEWVRGGGTLVRFAGSRLAAAEPDEELLPVRLRAGERALGGALSWTEPQPVSEFPATGPFAGLTPPQEVSVTRQVLAEPSPDIVEHTWANLADGTPLVTGAVRGDGTIVLFHVTPEATWSNLPISGSFVEMLRRIVQLSRNQGQIETANGAPTASLPPYRVIDANGVLTVPPPEARPLQPGAAPEITVENPPGLYGSEEGVVALNLLPADATLDPIVRPSTTLPVSTVSYALDESRDLKGPLIAAALALMALDTLAVLWIGGVFARRRAGAARATAAMLALAIVAGAVADGRAQDEKPGDADAIAAISETRLAYVLTGDPSIDAVSRAGMEGLRRFLTEKTALEPGEPAGVDIAEDELSFYPLIYWPVDPATAIPTEAAIARVDAYMQQGGTVLFDTRDQFETSLDLANSTSAATQRLRDILGDLNVPALEPVPDDHVLTKSFFIMKEFPGRFAGAPLWVEVTAPSQAGEDRPVRVGDGVSPIMITANDFAGAWAVDENGQPLLPTVPSDPMQRVYALRGGVNIMMYMLTGNYKSDQVHVPILLERLGQ
- a CDS encoding CCA tRNA nucleotidyltransferase; this encodes MSGASVAGAAWLADPSLQKLLAVLSEGEDTARIVGGAVRNTLLGEAVSDIDIATTTLPDETVRRAEGAGFRAVPTGIEHGTVTVIAGGVPHEVTTLRSDIATDGRRATVAYGRDWKVDAGRRDFTVNALYAEADGSVIDLVGGLADLETRTIRFIGDAETRIREDYLRILRFFRFFAQYGGGRPDPAGLLACARLKDGISRLSVERIWAEMKKLVGAADPSRALLWMRQAGVLTLVLPETEKWGIDAIHGLVAAERDLGWTPDPLLRLEAIVPPDAGRMATLAERLKFSKAEAQRLIDWAGSTLPEPDMAEAVLARRLYAGSPAGFVDQLRLALAAARAAGATDDKALRAAGGYGRLLAYARSWSKPSLPVAGADLKNLGMAPGPELGSVLKTLEDEWVASGFGLGRDELLARAAKLVTGA
- a CDS encoding GNAT family N-acetyltransferase; its protein translation is MSVNDIAYLPENPAHDRAIEQINAEAFGPGRFTRAAYKIREGGPHERDLSYVAVHWGKVIGSVRMTRIAAGEGRALLLGPLAVIPDWKNLGIGRKLLDIVVTKAKEQGWGVVVLVGDEPYYGPLGFRKIPHGQITMPRPVDPERLLARELVEGSLAKLKGDVVHEDRAVKVEAL
- a CDS encoding tellurite resistance TerB family protein, which translates into the protein MGLFSGFGSKDLMDKEFNTYEAASGVLLSVVASDGEVSDEEVDTFSLLANRHPIFVHQSPHEFRRMIDEQFSMLRKRGWEALADKASSHLPSNLRPTVFALAVDLVLADGRVEAAEEKVIDSLRRKLGVEEEDARRIVEVLALKNGA
- a CDS encoding DUF58 domain-containing protein produces the protein MAATIGDVTTPVATSDALARARLRASFVPDLLVEARRVVNTVIAGWHGRRRRGIGENFWQFRPYVEGDSSRIDWRRSARDEHIYVRDKEWEAAHTVWLWADPSPSMLYKSSYATVSKESRALVLILALAELLSRSGERIGWPGLTDPFSARNGAERLASHLTHATTLAFRPDVSSVRRFSDIVIVSDFLDPVEETKEWLDVLARHGVRAHLIEVADPAEESFPYSGRTEFRDPETGAKLTAGRAETLAGDYRDAYVLRREELSSWATRLGWSYTVNHTDRLASEALVRVHAAMTVDGGYASGGRR
- a CDS encoding DUF1059 domain-containing protein encodes the protein MKEFHCGSLVPGCEWHTRHEEEAEVMRRAVEHMRVTHGETIIRESMIDAIRSRIEKVRHAA